Part of the Paenibacillus aurantius genome, GCTGGGACTTCCTAGAAACGTTGACCGAATTGGCCGGCCAGCTGCTGCTCGGCGATTTCCACCAGACGGCGGGTAATGTGTCCCCCGATAGCTCCGGTGTCGCGAGTTGCCATGTTTCCGTAGTAGCCGTCTTGAGGAATTTGAATACCCAAGGATTGGGCTACTTCATACTTCATTTGCTCCAAAGATTGTCTGGCTTGTGGTACGACCAGAACGTTGCTGGATTGTCCGCTTCCCATAGTTGTCACCTCCAATGTGATGAGGTTATTATTCGCCGATGGGAAAGGATTATGCATCCAATTCAGAAAAATTTTTGAGGGGGCCGGATCAGCGGCGCAGAAGAACCTTTTGGCCCGTCCGGGCGCTTTCCCGGGCACCGAACACCATGGCCATGCTGTGCAGGTTATCCGTGCAGACCGTTTCGGCGGGCCGTCCTTCGAGCAGGGCGGCGAACATTTCGTCGAGGCAGCCCTTGTGGCCCTCGCGGCCTTCCCAGGTGAAGGGAGCCTCGAACCGTTCCAGCCCACTCGTGAACGAGCCATCCGGGCGGGGCTTCACGATTTCGGCATAGGGAGCGGCACCATCCCAGATGGCGGTGCCTTTGCTCCCCACGGCTCTCCAGGAGGCCTCCCAGGAGGTGGGAGCCCCTTCCGCGCACCAGGAACCATTGTACGTGAACACCGTTCCGTTCGCGAACTCGAAGATACAGGCCGCCGCCGCGTTCCCCGCATACCACGACCCGGGAGGGTTGAATTCGTGGCAGTACACCGAAACCGGGTCCGATCCGATAATCAGGCGGGCCTGGTCGAAGGTGTGAATCGACATGTCGAGAAGAAGCGGGCTTTCCATCGCTTCGCGGAACCCTCCGAAATGCGGCCCGAGGAAGAAGTTCGCCGTGACGAAGCCGGTCTGGCCGATGACGCCTCCCGCGACGAGCTCCCGGTATGCCCGAATTTCCTTCAGGTAGCGGCGGTTCTGCATCACCGCGTACATCCGCCCGGCCCGCCCGGCTTCCCTTGCCATGTCCTCGGCATCCTCCATCGACTCGGCCATCGGCTTCTCGCCCAGCACATCGCATCCGGCCCGGAGGGATGCGGTGGTGATGTTTTTATGAGCGGCCGGAATCGTCACGTCGAACACCAGATTGGCGCCCGTCTGCCGGATCGCCTCCTCGACATCGGAGAACCAGGGGCAGGTCAGCCCATGGCGCTCCGCCATAGCACGGGCCGAGGCCTCCTGCAGATCCACCAGCGCCACAAGCTCCGCATCCTCACGGGCAAGGGCGTATTCCACCCAAGTGTTGGCCATGCCTCCGCAGCCAGCCTGAATGATTCGGAATGGTTTGGTCATGATAGTCTCCTCTCCTGTTTAGACGGGGTTTGGCACGAAGGAGCCCCCCCGGCACTGCTTAAGATAGGTCAGGCCGTGGACCTGGCCGGTCATTTCCCAATCGCCCGCATAGACGGGATCGTGATAACCCTCAATGTCAATGGAGCCTTGGTACCCGTGCTGACGCAGAATGGAGATCACGTCGGTCCAATTCGTGTCCCCGAAGCCCGGCGTCCGGTGCCAGACATATTCCTTCGGCCCGCCGGTCCCATACTCCCGGACGATGTCCCAGGCGATGGTGGCGTCTTTGCCGTGAACATGAAAAATTTTGGGCATCCACTTGCGCAGCTGCGGAATCGGATCGATA contains:
- a CDS encoding alpha/beta-type small acid-soluble spore protein, with the translated sequence MGSGQSSNVLVVPQARQSLEQMKYEVAQSLGIQIPQDGYYGNMATRDTGAIGGHITRRLVEIAEQQLAGQFGQRF
- a CDS encoding Gfo/Idh/MocA family protein, with the protein product MTKPFRIIQAGCGGMANTWVEYALAREDAELVALVDLQEASARAMAERHGLTCPWFSDVEEAIRQTGANLVFDVTIPAAHKNITTASLRAGCDVLGEKPMAESMEDAEDMAREAGRAGRMYAVMQNRRYLKEIRAYRELVAGGVIGQTGFVTANFFLGPHFGGFREAMESPLLLDMSIHTFDQARLIIGSDPVSVYCHEFNPPGSWYAGNAAAACIFEFANGTVFTYNGSWCAEGAPTSWEASWRAVGSKGTAIWDGAAPYAEIVKPRPDGSFTSGLERFEAPFTWEGREGHKGCLDEMFAALLEGRPAETVCTDNLHSMAMVFGARESARTGQKVLLRR